In Hoeflea ulvae, one genomic interval encodes:
- a CDS encoding LysR family transcriptional regulator, whose translation MDWKSVNFDWNRARAFLVTAEEGSLSAAARALGMAQPTLGRQVSALEQELGVALFERVGRGLTLTPSGLELMDHVRAMGEAAARMSLSASGKAQAIEGTVSISASEVDSAFRLPPIIAQLRQMAPGIDVEIVATNSESDLRRREADIAIRNYRPTQPNLVARKIRDIHGRIYATPGYLDSIGNPSTPEEYCEADFIGFNRSGEFIAAMTRFGLSLTQANFPIVSESHLVQWSHVRHGLGIGIMAADIGDAEPDVAQVLPDLDPIVIPVWLVTHREVHTSRRVRLVFDLMAKELARPFYG comes from the coding sequence ATGGATTGGAAATCTGTCAATTTCGACTGGAACCGGGCGCGGGCGTTTCTGGTCACCGCAGAGGAAGGCTCGCTGTCGGCGGCGGCGCGGGCGCTCGGCATGGCGCAGCCGACGCTGGGACGCCAGGTCTCGGCGCTGGAACAGGAACTCGGGGTGGCGCTGTTCGAGCGCGTCGGCCGCGGGCTCACGCTGACGCCGAGCGGGCTCGAGCTGATGGACCATGTCCGCGCCATGGGCGAGGCGGCGGCGCGGATGTCGCTCAGCGCCTCGGGCAAGGCGCAGGCCATCGAGGGCACGGTGTCGATCAGCGCCAGCGAAGTTGATTCGGCCTTCAGGCTGCCGCCGATCATTGCGCAGCTCCGACAGATGGCGCCGGGGATCGATGTCGAGATTGTCGCCACCAATTCGGAAAGCGATCTGCGGCGCCGCGAGGCCGATATCGCCATCCGCAACTACCGGCCGACCCAGCCCAATCTGGTGGCGCGCAAGATCCGCGACATCCATGGCCGGATCTACGCAACGCCGGGCTATCTCGACAGCATCGGCAATCCCTCGACGCCGGAGGAATATTGCGAGGCTGATTTTATCGGCTTCAACCGCTCGGGCGAGTTCATCGCGGCCATGACCCGGTTCGGACTTTCATTGACGCAAGCCAATTTTCCAATCGTGTCGGAAAGCCACCTGGTGCAGTGGAGCCATGTCCGCCACGGGCTCGGTATCGGCATCATGGCCGCCGACATAGGAGACGCCGAGCCGGATGTGGCTCAGGTCCTGCCGGATCTCGATCCGATCGTGATTCCGGTCTGGCTGGTGACGCACCGCGAAGTTCACACCAGCCGGCGGGTGCGGCTGGTGTTTGATCTGATGGCAAAAGAACTGGCGCGTCCATTTTATGGATGA
- a CDS encoding NAD(P)-dependent alcohol dehydrogenase, whose amino-acid sequence MKAITYLKYGPPAVLTLADRPKPVPKPDEVLVRVHASSVTAADYRARSLDLPAGFGLIGRLVFGLFRPRRQVLGAQFAGVVEAVGADVTSFKPGDRVFAYPGARLGGYADYAVISQTAAIAIAPDNLELDQAAILSFGGATALNFLRDKGGIKHGDSVLVIGAAGGVGSAAVQIARSFGATVTGVASSASLDMVRALGADAVVDYSREDPSDARDAYDIILDTSGTATWARYGAALKPGEGCCWSHPACGICSAP is encoded by the coding sequence ATGAAAGCCATCACCTATTTGAAGTATGGACCGCCCGCAGTCCTCACCCTGGCCGACCGCCCCAAACCGGTTCCAAAGCCCGATGAGGTGCTGGTGCGTGTGCACGCCAGCAGCGTCACAGCTGCCGACTACCGCGCCCGCAGCCTTGATCTGCCGGCCGGCTTCGGCCTGATCGGCAGGCTGGTGTTCGGGCTGTTCCGCCCCCGCCGCCAGGTGCTCGGCGCACAATTTGCCGGCGTGGTCGAAGCGGTCGGCGCGGATGTCACAAGCTTCAAGCCGGGCGACCGGGTCTTCGCCTATCCCGGCGCCCGATTGGGCGGTTATGCCGACTATGCCGTGATCAGCCAGACCGCGGCGATCGCCATCGCGCCGGACAATCTCGAACTTGATCAGGCGGCCATCCTGTCCTTTGGCGGCGCCACCGCGCTCAATTTTCTGCGCGACAAGGGCGGCATCAAACACGGTGACAGCGTGCTGGTCATCGGCGCTGCCGGCGGTGTCGGCAGTGCCGCCGTGCAGATCGCCAGATCCTTCGGCGCCACTGTCACCGGCGTTGCCTCCAGCGCCAGCCTCGACATGGTCCGCGCGCTCGGGGCCGATGCGGTGGTCGACTATAGCCGCGAGGACCCGTCCGACGCCCGCGACGCCTATGACATCATTCTCGACACCAGCGGCACCGCCACCTGGGCCCGCTATGGCGCCGCGCTGAAACCCGGGGAAGGCTGCTGCTGGTCTCATCCAGCCTGTGGCATTTGCTCGGCTCCCTGA
- a CDS encoding zinc-binding dehydrogenase has translation MARKTGGRKAIGGYAPERAEDLAFLAGLAANGEFTPPIDRRFPLEQAAAAHAHFESRGRKGNVVITLEPT, from the coding sequence ATGGCCCGCAAGACTGGCGGCCGCAAGGCGATTGGCGGCTATGCGCCGGAACGGGCCGAGGATCTCGCCTTTCTGGCAGGCCTTGCCGCAAACGGTGAGTTTACCCCTCCGATCGACCGGCGCTTTCCGCTCGAGCAGGCAGCCGCAGCCCATGCCCATTTTGAAAGCCGCGGCCGCAAGGGCAATGTGGTCATCACGCTGGAACCGACCTGA
- a CDS encoding trans-sulfuration enzyme family protein, protein MTLPNDLKPSTIAAQANGAIDLPSGGVVPPLQPSTTFLRDEDYALVNPANIYSRDNSDIVRIAENVLARLENAEEALLFPSGMAAIAAMFRTLPNGATVVVQSGIYWGTTKWLRDFAARRQITLHEVDAADASALEKACATHKPDLVFIETPSNPWLKTVDIAHAATCAHAAGGLLAVDSTAATPVLQRPLEHGADIVMHSATKAINGHSDVLAGVLATSSPAAKIWTDIKADRHDAGAVIGPFEAWLLLRGMRTLPLRVERMCRSTQTIAEYLATHPKVADVYYPGLASHPGHEIAARQMQGGFGCLMSFLVKGGAEEALAAVGKLKLFHRATSLGGVESLVEHRHTIEPHTGIPESLIRVSVGIEDAGDLIADLGQALG, encoded by the coding sequence ATGACGCTCCCCAATGATCTCAAGCCCTCCACAATCGCAGCCCAGGCCAATGGCGCCATCGACCTGCCATCGGGCGGGGTAGTGCCGCCGCTGCAGCCGTCGACCACCTTTCTGCGCGACGAGGATTACGCGCTGGTCAATCCCGCCAATATCTATTCGCGCGACAATTCCGACATCGTCCGCATCGCTGAGAACGTGCTCGCGCGGCTGGAAAATGCCGAAGAAGCGCTGCTGTTTCCCTCCGGCATGGCGGCGATTGCGGCGATGTTCCGCACCCTGCCCAACGGGGCTACGGTCGTGGTGCAATCCGGCATCTACTGGGGCACCACCAAATGGCTCAGGGATTTTGCTGCCCGCCGCCAGATCACCCTGCATGAGGTCGACGCCGCCGACGCAAGCGCGCTGGAAAAGGCCTGCGCAACCCACAAGCCGGATCTGGTGTTCATCGAGACGCCGTCGAACCCCTGGCTGAAGACCGTCGACATCGCCCACGCGGCCACATGCGCCCATGCCGCCGGCGGTCTGCTGGCTGTCGATTCCACCGCCGCCACGCCGGTGCTGCAGCGCCCGCTTGAGCATGGCGCCGACATCGTCATGCACTCGGCCACCAAGGCGATCAACGGCCATTCCGATGTGCTGGCCGGCGTGCTCGCCACCTCTTCACCCGCAGCAAAGATCTGGACCGACATCAAGGCCGACCGCCACGACGCCGGCGCCGTCATCGGCCCCTTCGAGGCCTGGCTGTTGTTGCGCGGCATGCGCACCCTGCCGCTGCGCGTTGAGCGCATGTGTCGTTCAACGCAAACAATCGCCGAATATCTTGCCACACATCCGAAGGTGGCGGACGTTTACTATCCGGGTCTCGCTAGCCATCCCGGCCATGAGATTGCCGCGCGCCAGATGCAGGGCGGTTTCGGCTGCCTGATGTCCTTCCTGGTCAAGGGCGGCGCCGAAGAGGCGCTTGCCGCCGTCGGCAAGCTCAAGCTGTTTCACCGCGCCACCTCATTGGGCGGCGTCGAAAGCCTGGTCGAGCACCGCCACACAATCGAACCCCACACCGGCATC